GGTGGAGCACGATGCCCTGGAAATCTGGCGGGATACGAAAACAGTCATGCAGGAAGTGGTGCAAAAAACCGCTATCCAACCCCAACAAATTGTGGCGATCGGTCTAACGGTGCAACGGGAAACGTGTTTGCTCTGGGATAAGACCACTGGCCAACCCCTCCATCCGGCAATTGTCTGGCAGGATCGACGCACTGCTCACTTTTGTGGAGAATTAACCGCGGCGGGCTACGTGGACGAAATTTATGAGCGCACCGGCCTCGTGTTAGATGCCTATTTTTCGGGCACCAAACTCCATTGGTTATTGGATTGGGTTAAACAGAGTAAGAGTGTCGATCCAGCTAATCTGTTGGCGGGCACCATTGATAGCTGGGCCCTCTGGAACTTAACTGGGGGTAAAGTACACCGCACGGACCACAGCAATGCTAGCCGTACTATGGTGCTCAATTTAGACAGCCTCATCTGGGATGAAAAGCTGTTGGATTTATTCACCATTCCCGCCCAGATTATGCCGGAGGTGCAACCTAGTTTGAGTTACTTCGGCGTTACCGACCCGGAAATTCTGGGGGTAGAAATTCCCATTACCGCCATTTTTGGTGACCAACAGGCGGCCCTCTATGCCCACGGCTGCGATCGCCCAGGATTGCTGAAATGTACCTACGGCACGGGGGCTTTTTTGGTGGCGAATACGGGGCAAACGGTAACCCGTTCCCAACATCGCTTACTTTCCACTGTGGCTTGGACCCAAACCAACCGAGACAAAAGCTTGACAAGGGATTACGCCTTGGAAGGAAGTATGTTCACTGCTGGTTCCTGTGTGCAATGGCTACGGGATAAGTTGGGTTTAATTGAATCAGCGGCGGCCAGTGAAAGCCTAGCCCGCAGTGTGGATAGCAATGGCGGCGTTTACTTTGTGCCGGCCCTAAGTGGTTTGGGGGCTCCCCATTGGGACATGAATGCCTGTGGCGCTTTTCTTGGCTTAACAGCAGGGGTAACTAAAGCCCATCTAGTCAGATCGGTTCTAGAGGCGATCGCCTTCCAAGCCCGGGAAGTGGTGGAGGCCATTAACCAGGATAGTCCCGCCCCCATTCAACAACTGAAAGTAGATGGAGGAGCCTGTAACAATGACTTTTTGATGCAATGCCAAGCGGATGTTTTAGGCATTCCCGTAGAACGGCCTGCGGTGTTGGATGCCACGGCCCAGGGAGCCGCCTTTGGAGCCGGGCTAAAAATTGGGTGGAATCAGCTTCAAATTAGGTTTTTCCGAACCTTCCACCACGGGACGATAAGCTTAATTTGTCTTCAATTTCTGCCCATGCGTATTCAGGAAGGTGTATCCGTTGACCAGTGACATTGCTTCCATCACCAGCACCCAAAACCCCCTGGTTAAACAATTGCGCCAACTGCACCAAACCAAGGGACGGAAACAACAGGGTCAACTTTTGCTGGAAGGCACCCATTTGCTCGAAGTGGCCTTAGCCCAGGGCAAAGGCTTTAACCATGGCTGTTTCACCGCAATGTGGCAGGAAAAAAATCCCGTCTTGGCCGATCGCCTAATGGCCCAGTCTGTCCACAGTTATTTGGTCAGTGGGGAAGTTTTGGCAAAAATGGCCAGCACCGTTAATCCCGACGGCGTGGTAGCAACTTTAACCATGGATCAATTTTGGCGATCGCCGCCCCCCCATGCTCGGTTAGGCCTAGTGCTGGAAAGATTACAGGATCCAGGTAACCTGGGCACTATTCTTAGAACCGCCGCCGCCACCGGAGTGGAAGGAATTTGGTTAACCGCTGACTGCGTTGATCCCACCAGCCCAAAGGTCTTGCGCTCCTCCGCCGGTAGTAGCTTGCTTTTGCCCCAGCAACAACTGCAATCTTTGCCGCCACTCTTGGAAAAATTTCACACCCAGGGATTACAACTCATTGCCACCGTTCCCCAGGCAACCCAAACTCTCTGGGAAATTGATTTTCAGCGGCCCACCATAGTCATTTTTGGTAGTGAAGGCCAAGGGCTCAGCGCTCCCGTGCTGGAACTAACCACCCATCAAGTGGCCATTCCCCAGGCTCCCCAGGTGGAATCCCTCAACGTGGCGATCGCCGTCGGGGTAATGCTCTACGAAGCTCGGCGACAACAATGGGCGGCATCAACACCAGGGTAAGTTCGGTTCTTTGCCCTCCGGTTTTTTCCTGAAATTGTTACATTGTGTTTATCCCATCGGAATCAATCCCAAATCGAGTTCCATTACTAGAAGAGGAGATCCACTGTGACCCATGAACCCCAACGTCCCCAACCGTTATTCGCTGGCAATGAAGCCCCAGGCAAAGATAGTTTGTGGACATACGTTCAAGAATTAAGCCCCGAAACCATTGCCCAATTATCTCGCCCCGATTCCCAGGAAGTGTTTCAGGTGATGGAGCGCAACATTATCGGTCTGTTGGGAAATTTACCCCCGGAGCACTTTGGGGTAACCATCAGCACTAGCCGGGAAAATTTGGGCCGTCTTTTAGCCTCCGCCATGATGAGTGGCTATTTTCTTCGCAACGCCGAGCAAAGGTTAGGATTTGAACAAGCTTTTAAAAGTAGCAGCAACAGCAACGAGAATACCGAATACTAACACCGAGTTCTATGAGGTGGGATCTGTCCAGATCAAAGCCTCTGCAGGCACCCTAAAGAATAGCTAG
The genomic region above belongs to Synechocystis sp. PCC 6803 substr. PCC-P and contains:
- the glpK gene encoding glycerol kinase GlpK; amino-acid sequence: MTAKHNQYVMALDLGTTGNRAILFDYEGNIVGQAYKELTQFYPKAGWVEHDALEIWRDTKTVMQEVVQKTAIQPQQIVAIGLTVQRETCLLWDKTTGQPLHPAIVWQDRRTAHFCGELTAAGYVDEIYERTGLVLDAYFSGTKLHWLLDWVKQSKSVDPANLLAGTIDSWALWNLTGGKVHRTDHSNASRTMVLNLDSLIWDEKLLDLFTIPAQIMPEVQPSLSYFGVTDPEILGVEIPITAIFGDQQAALYAHGCDRPGLLKCTYGTGAFLVANTGQTVTRSQHRLLSTVAWTQTNRDKSLTRDYALEGSMFTAGSCVQWLRDKLGLIESAAASESLARSVDSNGGVYFVPALSGLGAPHWDMNACGAFLGLTAGVTKAHLVRSVLEAIAFQAREVVEAINQDSPAPIQQLKVDGGACNNDFLMQCQADVLGIPVERPAVLDATAQGAAFGAGLKIGWNQLQIRFFRTFHHGTISLICLQFLPMRIQEGVSVDQ
- a CDS encoding RNA methyltransferase, with the translated sequence MYPLTSDIASITSTQNPLVKQLRQLHQTKGRKQQGQLLLEGTHLLEVALAQGKGFNHGCFTAMWQEKNPVLADRLMAQSVHSYLVSGEVLAKMASTVNPDGVVATLTMDQFWRSPPPHARLGLVLERLQDPGNLGTILRTAAATGVEGIWLTADCVDPTSPKVLRSSAGSSLLLPQQQLQSLPPLLEKFHTQGLQLIATVPQATQTLWEIDFQRPTIVIFGSEGQGLSAPVLELTTHQVAIPQAPQVESLNVAIAVGVMLYEARRQQWAASTPG
- a CDS encoding DUF760 domain-containing protein, with translation MTHEPQRPQPLFAGNEAPGKDSLWTYVQELSPETIAQLSRPDSQEVFQVMERNIIGLLGNLPPEHFGVTISTSRENLGRLLASAMMSGYFLRNAEQRLGFEQAFKSSSNSNENTEY